The following coding sequences lie in one Pseudoxanthomonas sp. SE1 genomic window:
- a CDS encoding SPOR domain-containing protein produces the protein MAARRGKSQATRNSSQATPAWVWLILGLLIGLAVYFVVPGLGKKDGDGFFRPTPNPDAQPAPVDSADVEAVVPDAPSSEAPATAATTDDATAKETQYDFYTLLPGKEVQMSDAELAASAREEEARRARAALNGQATTPVAVAPAPVAATQPTPIDETAPARPTETPRAADAAPAPKPAATVASADTGARYILQAGAFGASGDAEATKAKIAMLGLSARVESAQINGKTVYRVRMGPYGTASELAEAKQKLASGGLPAMAVKAQ, from the coding sequence ATGGCAGCGAGGCGCGGCAAGAGTCAGGCCACACGCAATTCCAGTCAGGCCACGCCCGCGTGGGTCTGGCTGATCCTCGGCCTGCTGATCGGCCTGGCGGTGTATTTCGTCGTGCCGGGACTGGGCAAGAAGGACGGCGACGGTTTCTTCCGTCCCACACCCAACCCTGACGCGCAACCCGCGCCGGTCGACAGTGCCGATGTGGAAGCCGTGGTGCCCGACGCGCCGAGCAGCGAGGCACCGGCCACCGCCGCGACGACGGACGATGCGACCGCGAAGGAAACCCAGTACGACTTCTACACCTTGCTGCCCGGCAAGGAAGTGCAGATGTCCGACGCGGAGCTGGCTGCCAGCGCGCGCGAGGAAGAAGCACGCAGGGCGCGCGCCGCCCTCAACGGACAGGCCACGACGCCCGTGGCGGTTGCGCCGGCTCCCGTCGCAGCTACCCAACCGACACCGATCGACGAAACCGCGCCCGCCCGCCCCACCGAAACGCCGCGCGCCGCAGACGCCGCTCCCGCACCCAAGCCTGCCGCCACCGTGGCCAGCGCGGACACCGGCGCACGCTACATCCTGCAGGCCGGCGCGTTCGGGGCATCGGGCGATGCCGAGGCCACCAAGGCCAAGATCGCCATGCTGGGCCTGAGCGCCCGCGTGGAGTCGGCACAGATCAACGGCAAGACCGTCTATCGCGTGCGCATGGGCCCGTATGGCACGGCGAGCGAACTCGCCGAGGCGAAGCAGAAACTCGCCAGCGGCGGACTGCCTGCGATGGCGGTGAAGGCACAGTGA
- the speE gene encoding polyamine aminopropyltransferase, giving the protein MTANDTWFIEHFSHTGSAIGFRTTGKLDEVQSPFQKIEIYDSTDWGKLMVIDGAMMLTTRDNFFYHEMISHPVLFTHAAPKRVVIIGGGDCGTLREVLKHPGVEKATQCDIDEQVTRMAEKYFPELCESNNDPRAELLFDDGVAYMANCEPGSVDVVIVDSTDPVGPAEGLFNKAFFESCFRALKPDGLLVQQSESPLALLDLIKDMRAEMGKAGFQSFKTLPFPQPCYPTGWWSVTIASKAAGADFAFRHADAAAKPFDTLYYTAHLHTGVLVAPPFVAKALGE; this is encoded by the coding sequence ATGACCGCCAACGACACCTGGTTCATCGAACACTTCTCGCACACCGGCTCCGCCATCGGCTTCCGCACCACCGGCAAGCTGGACGAGGTGCAGTCGCCGTTCCAGAAAATCGAGATCTACGACAGCACCGACTGGGGCAAGCTGATGGTGATCGACGGCGCGATGATGCTGACCACGCGCGACAACTTCTTCTACCACGAGATGATCAGCCATCCCGTGCTGTTCACCCACGCCGCACCCAAGCGCGTGGTGATTATCGGCGGCGGCGACTGCGGCACGCTGCGCGAGGTGCTGAAGCATCCGGGTGTGGAGAAGGCCACGCAGTGCGACATCGACGAACAGGTCACCCGCATGGCGGAAAAGTATTTCCCCGAGCTGTGCGAGTCGAACAACGACCCGCGCGCCGAGTTGCTGTTCGACGACGGCGTGGCCTACATGGCCAACTGCGAACCGGGCAGCGTCGACGTGGTCATCGTCGACTCGACCGACCCGGTAGGCCCGGCGGAAGGCCTGTTCAACAAGGCGTTCTTCGAGAGCTGCTTCCGTGCGCTGAAGCCGGACGGCCTGCTGGTGCAGCAGTCGGAGTCGCCGCTGGCGCTGCTGGACCTGATCAAGGACATGCGCGCGGAGATGGGCAAGGCCGGCTTCCAGTCGTTCAAGACGCTGCCGTTCCCGCAGCCGTGCTACCCGACCGGCTGGTGGAGCGTGACCATCGCCAGCAAGGCGGCCGGCGCCGATTTCGCGTTCCGCCACGCGGATGCGGCGGCCAAGCCGTTCGACACGCTGTACTACACCGCCCACCTGCACACGGGCGTGCTCGTCGCGCCGCCGTTCGTGGCGAAGGCGCTGGGCGAGTAA
- a CDS encoding IS3 family transposase (programmed frameshift), translated as MKKSRFTDSQIIAVLKQAEGGTPVPELCREHGISSATFYKWRSKFGGMEVSMVARMKELEEENRRLKKMYADAQLSADLLKEALFKKMVRPSQRREMARTTVEGGRTNIQHACRTFEVSQTCYRYQAKASDENARIADWLVRLTTTYRDWGFGLCFLYLRNVKGLGWNHKRVYRIYRELELNLRIKPRKRLVRERPEALAVPESINQIWSMDFMHDQLADGRSFRLFNVLDDFNREGLAIEVDLSLPSARVIRSLEQIIEWRGKPRVIRCDNGPEYISGALLAWAERNGIRIEHIQPGKPQQNAYVERYNRTVRYAWLARTLFDTIEQVQDKATRWLWTYNHERPNMALGGITPAMRLAMAA; from the exons ATGAAGAAGTCCCGATTCACCGACAGCCAGATCATTGCCGTGCTCAAGCAGGCCGAAGGCGGTACGCCCGTGCCTGAGCTGTGCCGCGAGCACGGCATCAGCTCGGCGACGTTCTACAAGTGGCGCAGCAAGTTCGGCGGCATGGAGGTGTCCATGGTCGCGCGGATGAAGGAGCTGGAGGAAGAGAACCGGCGCCTGAAGAAGATGTACGCCGACGCCCAGCTCAGCGCCGACCTGCTGAAGGAGGCGCTGT TCAAAAAAATGGTGAGGCCATCTCAACGCCGGGAGATGGCCCGAACAACGGTCGAAGGCGGACGCACGAACATCCAGCACGCCTGCCGGACATTCGAGGTGAGTCAGACCTGCTACCGGTACCAGGCCAAGGCTTCGGACGAGAACGCCCGGATCGCGGACTGGCTGGTGCGATTGACGACGACGTATCGCGACTGGGGCTTCGGTCTTTGCTTCCTGTACCTGCGCAACGTGAAGGGCCTGGGCTGGAACCACAAGCGGGTGTACCGCATCTACCGGGAGTTGGAATTGAATCTGCGGATCAAGCCAAGGAAGCGACTTGTGCGCGAGAGGCCCGAGGCGCTGGCCGTGCCGGAGTCGATCAACCAGATCTGGTCGATGGACTTCATGCACGACCAGCTGGCCGATGGCCGCAGCTTCCGGTTGTTCAACGTCCTGGACGACTTCAATCGCGAGGGGCTGGCCATCGAGGTGGACTTGTCGCTGCCCTCTGCCCGGGTGATCCGATCGTTGGAACAGATCATCGAATGGCGTGGCAAGCCGCGTGTCATTCGCTGCGATAACGGACCTGAATACATCAGCGGGGCACTGCTGGCGTGGGCGGAACGCAACGGCATCCGGATCGAGCACATCCAGCCGGGCAAGCCACAGCAGAACGCCTACGTTGAACGTTACAACCGCACGGTCCGCTACGCCTGGCTGGCCCGTACCCTGTTCGACACCATCGAGCAGGTGCAGGACAAGGCCACGCGCTGGCTATGGACTTACAACCATGAGCGCCCGAACATGGCGCTCGGCGGCATCACACCAGCCATGAGGCTGGCGATGGCCGCATAG
- a CDS encoding DUF6404 family protein codes for MTMETFETRLQRALAMLESRKLGRSTYAPPLFRLMWKMGLKLPPPHMAGFAINATLMGGFFGVFWGLFMWLLMWSRQGMPVLVGAATALLAGLLFGLTMAWYLRHQARRHGIPRWREFDA; via the coding sequence ATGACCATGGAAACCTTCGAAACGCGTTTGCAGCGGGCGCTTGCGATGCTGGAGTCCAGGAAGCTCGGCAGGAGCACGTACGCGCCGCCGTTGTTCCGGCTGATGTGGAAGATGGGCCTGAAGCTGCCACCCCCGCACATGGCCGGTTTCGCCATCAACGCGACGCTGATGGGCGGGTTTTTCGGCGTGTTCTGGGGCCTCTTCATGTGGCTGCTGATGTGGAGCAGGCAAGGCATGCCCGTGCTGGTCGGCGCTGCCACGGCGCTGCTGGCGGGCCTGCTGTTCGGCCTCACCATGGCCTGGTACCTGCGGCATCAGGCGCGCAGGCATGGGATCCCGCGCTGGCGCGAGTTCGACGCCTGA
- a CDS encoding tyrosine-type recombinase/integrase, translated as MEAILGKPLQRWVASGVYGKTDESWTVDQVIGIVQGGCAIIIAAMNARRSREVCDPILGIRVGDLLVVDEALSVFRANFYIEKTYCARHEFYVNRTTADAFRCLQSIKNVLASTTDGEQTNSLFACGRRSPARRNKNEHHFSFIVESSKTRSLATFLAFAYGDNQSPHITSHMFRRFFAILYYHQYDQPDLRALKQHLRHLDVAMTRVYVTDNSARPLAERIRRKLGGDRLSIATSSMKASLDGTFEDLQSIVSAVGREKFRLTVEAIVSGKPCSGGFGRLVRSMYRRLALSATFVADEASEDIVKRLEHGGYSIHPMEHGQCHSPAHTRSLRGKCGTGRSPAREHASSVLCSSCPFHYSDDNYFPNILAELARMESDAASKLLPGMMHARAEHDLNNLRALVAMLEKNMGGSK; from the coding sequence TTGGAGGCAATCCTGGGAAAGCCGCTACAGCGCTGGGTCGCCAGTGGTGTATATGGGAAGACTGACGAGAGCTGGACAGTCGATCAAGTTATTGGAATCGTTCAAGGCGGATGCGCGATCATCATAGCCGCAATGAACGCGCGGCGTAGTCGTGAGGTTTGCGATCCTATACTGGGAATTCGCGTTGGCGATTTGCTTGTTGTGGATGAGGCACTCTCTGTTTTCCGTGCGAACTTCTATATTGAGAAGACCTATTGCGCTCGACATGAGTTCTATGTCAACCGCACTACGGCGGATGCCTTCAGATGCCTGCAATCCATCAAGAACGTGTTGGCATCAACGACCGACGGAGAGCAAACCAATAGCCTGTTCGCGTGCGGCAGGCGTTCACCAGCGCGCCGAAACAAGAATGAGCATCACTTCTCATTCATCGTTGAGTCCTCCAAGACGCGCTCACTCGCAACCTTCCTTGCATTCGCTTACGGCGACAATCAAAGCCCTCACATCACTTCTCACATGTTTCGCCGCTTTTTTGCGATTCTCTACTACCATCAATACGATCAACCTGACCTTCGAGCATTGAAGCAGCACTTGCGCCATCTAGACGTAGCCATGACACGCGTGTACGTCACAGACAACTCCGCACGACCTCTCGCCGAGCGGATAAGGAGAAAGCTTGGCGGTGATCGCCTATCCATTGCCACAAGCTCTATGAAAGCGTCACTGGACGGCACTTTTGAAGACCTGCAGAGTATCGTCAGCGCGGTTGGAAGAGAGAAATTTCGGCTGACGGTAGAAGCAATAGTCTCGGGCAAGCCCTGCTCGGGGGGCTTTGGCCGTCTTGTGCGCTCTATGTATCGGCGGCTAGCGCTTTCAGCGACATTTGTAGCCGATGAGGCGAGCGAAGACATAGTCAAGCGGCTGGAGCACGGCGGCTATTCGATTCATCCAATGGAGCACGGCCAATGTCATTCCCCGGCGCACACCAGATCGCTCCGAGGAAAATGCGGCACAGGCAGATCGCCCGCCAGAGAGCATGCGTCATCGGTTTTGTGTAGCAGTTGTCCTTTCCATTACAGTGACGACAACTATTTTCCCAACATTCTTGCGGAACTTGCTCGTATGGAATCGGATGCGGCATCCAAGCTGCTTCCGGGGATGATGCACGCGCGCGCCGAGCATGATCTCAACAATCTCCGTGCGCTTGTTGCGATGCTGGAAAAGAATATGGGTGGATCAAAGTAG
- a CDS encoding accessory factor UbiK family protein: MIDLNHIDDLARRLSQLVPPGLRDSQEELQQTFKSALQAGLAKLDLVTREEFDVQQAVLLRTREKLETLERTVAALETQLADKPAQS; the protein is encoded by the coding sequence ATGATCGACCTCAACCACATCGACGACCTCGCCCGCCGCCTCAGCCAGCTGGTGCCGCCCGGCCTGCGCGATTCGCAGGAAGAACTGCAGCAGACCTTCAAGTCCGCGCTGCAGGCGGGGCTGGCGAAGCTGGACCTCGTCACGCGCGAGGAGTTCGACGTACAGCAGGCCGTGCTGCTGCGCACGCGCGAGAAGCTGGAAACACTGGAACGCACCGTGGCCGCGCTGGAAACCCAGCTGGCCGACAAGCCCGCGCAGTCCTGA
- a CDS encoding DUF6768 family protein translates to MNKTDDLIKQTLSAEDRDLLARHGEPGYFSQAFGLFRGSLGWVVWVAYLCGIAAFAGFGVSLWRSWHATEALVAVQWGVLAIVLFQFTMIMKSFLGSHMEANRMLRELKRVELQLALLRQDKAGM, encoded by the coding sequence ATGAACAAGACTGATGACCTGATCAAGCAGACCCTCTCGGCCGAGGATCGCGACCTGTTGGCGCGGCACGGCGAACCCGGCTATTTCTCGCAGGCGTTCGGCCTGTTCCGCGGCTCGCTGGGCTGGGTGGTGTGGGTGGCCTACCTCTGCGGCATCGCCGCCTTCGCGGGCTTCGGTGTTTCGCTGTGGCGGAGCTGGCATGCCACCGAGGCACTGGTTGCCGTGCAATGGGGCGTGCTGGCCATCGTGCTGTTCCAGTTCACGATGATCATGAAGTCGTTCCTGGGCAGTCACATGGAAGCCAACCGCATGCTGCGGGAGCTCAAGCGCGTGGAGCTGCAATTGGCGCTGCTCAGGCAAGACAAAGCAGGTATGTAG
- a CDS encoding SDR family NAD(P)-dependent oxidoreductase has translation MTRTALITGATSGFGAAAVRRFAAAGWRVIATGRRAERLQALVDEIGADKVHAAAFDIRDEAAMDAALSALPAGFRDIDLLVNNAGLAQGTAPAQSALLSDWRTMIDTNITALVTLTHRLLPMLVERKGAIINISSVAGVYPYPGGNTYGGSKAFVSQFSLGLRSDLHGTGVRVTTIEPGMAETEFTLVRTHGDQQASDKLYTGAAPMTADDIADTIFYVATLPPHLNINRLEIMPVTQSVAGFQVHRGT, from the coding sequence ATGACCCGCACCGCCCTCATCACCGGCGCCACCTCCGGCTTCGGTGCCGCCGCCGTCCGTCGTTTCGCCGCCGCCGGCTGGCGCGTGATCGCCACGGGCCGTCGCGCCGAGCGCCTGCAGGCGCTGGTGGATGAGATCGGTGCCGACAAGGTGCACGCCGCCGCGTTCGACATCCGCGATGAAGCGGCGATGGACGCCGCGCTGTCCGCGTTGCCGGCAGGGTTCCGCGACATCGACCTGCTGGTCAACAACGCCGGCCTCGCGCAGGGCACGGCACCTGCGCAAAGCGCGCTGCTGTCCGACTGGCGCACGATGATCGACACCAACATCACCGCGCTGGTCACGCTGACCCATCGATTGCTGCCGATGCTGGTCGAACGCAAGGGCGCCATCATCAACATCAGTTCCGTCGCCGGCGTGTATCCGTACCCCGGCGGCAACACGTACGGTGGCAGCAAGGCGTTCGTCAGCCAGTTCTCGCTGGGGCTGCGCAGCGACCTGCATGGCACCGGCGTGCGCGTGACGACGATCGAGCCGGGCATGGCCGAAACCGAGTTCACCCTGGTGCGCACGCATGGCGACCAGCAGGCATCGGACAAGCTCTACACCGGCGCCGCGCCGATGACGGCCGACGACATCGCCGACACCATCTTCTACGTCGCCACCCTGCCACCGCACCTCAACATCAACCGGCTGGAGATCATGCCGGTGACGCAGTCGGTGGCGGGCTTCCAGGTACATCGCGGCACCTAG
- a CDS encoding RNA polymerase sigma factor — MQRDTERILDEYLAAAARTGDRAAWERLVARWQPRLLRHAWRLTGHPDLARDMVQEAWVEILRGLRRLDDVAAFPAWAFRIVTRRCARAIRGRQLERTHLVEIELEAVMPGEQDAAGECASELAIVRAEMQALPAPQRAALSLFYLEDLSVAEIAVALDVPPGTVKTRLMHARRKIRARLEGNTDEQD; from the coding sequence GTGCAGCGGGACACGGAACGGATACTGGACGAGTACCTCGCCGCGGCGGCACGGACGGGTGACCGCGCTGCGTGGGAGCGTCTGGTCGCGCGCTGGCAGCCGCGTCTGCTGCGCCACGCATGGCGCCTGACCGGTCATCCGGACCTCGCGCGCGACATGGTCCAGGAAGCCTGGGTCGAGATACTGCGCGGACTCCGCCGATTGGACGACGTGGCGGCGTTTCCGGCCTGGGCCTTCCGCATCGTCACCCGTCGCTGCGCGCGCGCGATCCGGGGACGGCAGTTAGAGCGCACCCACCTCGTCGAGATCGAGCTTGAGGCGGTGATGCCTGGCGAACAGGACGCGGCGGGCGAATGCGCGTCGGAGCTTGCCATCGTCAGGGCGGAAATGCAGGCCCTGCCCGCGCCCCAGCGCGCGGCGCTGTCGCTGTTCTATCTGGAAGACCTGAGCGTGGCGGAGATCGCCGTCGCGCTCGACGTGCCCCCGGGAACGGTCAAGACCCGGTTGATGCATGCGCGGCGCAAGATCCGCGCGCGACTGGAAGGAAACACCGATGAACAAGACTGA
- the speA gene encoding arginine decarboxylase, which translates to MSWSTDHARKTYSVPHWAEGYFDVDAAGRIVVSPKGAQGPVIPLPDVVDAARAQGAQLPLLVRFPDILGDRLGKLQAAFAQAQADWEYKGGYTAVYPIKVNQHRGVAGTLASHAGEGFGLEAGSKPELMAVLALSRPGGLIVCNGYKDREYIRLALIGRKLGLQTFIVIEKPSELALVIEESRALGVKPGLGVRMRLATLGAGKWQNSGGDKAKFGLSPRQVLDLWKQLREAGLQDTLGLLHFHMGSQISNVRDIANGMREATRYFVELSKLGATISHVDVGGGLGIDYEGTRSRSYCSINYGIGQYASNIVQPLAEACEQNGLTPPRIVTECGRAMTAHHAVLVVNVSEVEQAPEGRVPPSHDDEPSVIRHLREIHGELDTRPAVELFHEAQHHHSEGLSLYALGQIDLVHRARIDDLFYAIAHAVRARLSSDERSHRDLLDELNERLVDKYFVNFSVFESIPDVWAIDQVFPIVPIERLDEAPARRGIIADMTCDSDGMVKTYVENEGLDSSLPLHAMKPGESYRLGIFLVGAYQEILGDIHNLFGDTDAVEVSADAGAGYLITQQRRGDTTDVMLDYVGYRLDDLRAVYRQRVEEAGLPAAESRLLSDALETGLTGYTYLSDEPLA; encoded by the coding sequence ATGTCCTGGTCCACCGACCACGCCCGCAAGACCTACTCCGTCCCGCACTGGGCCGAAGGGTATTTCGACGTGGACGCCGCCGGCCGCATCGTGGTGTCGCCGAAGGGTGCGCAGGGTCCGGTGATCCCGCTGCCAGACGTGGTCGATGCCGCGCGCGCGCAGGGCGCGCAGCTGCCGCTGCTGGTGCGCTTCCCCGACATCCTCGGCGACCGCCTGGGCAAGCTGCAGGCGGCGTTCGCGCAGGCGCAGGCCGACTGGGAGTACAAGGGCGGCTACACGGCGGTCTATCCGATCAAGGTCAACCAGCATCGCGGCGTCGCCGGCACGCTGGCCTCGCATGCCGGCGAAGGCTTTGGCCTGGAGGCCGGCAGCAAGCCTGAGTTGATGGCGGTACTGGCGCTGTCGCGTCCGGGTGGTCTGATCGTCTGCAATGGCTACAAGGACCGCGAATACATCCGCCTGGCGCTGATCGGCCGCAAGCTGGGGCTGCAGACCTTCATCGTCATCGAGAAGCCGTCCGAACTGGCGCTGGTCATCGAGGAGTCGCGCGCGCTGGGCGTGAAGCCCGGCCTGGGCGTGCGCATGCGCCTGGCCACGCTGGGTGCGGGCAAGTGGCAGAACAGTGGCGGCGACAAGGCCAAGTTCGGCCTGTCCCCACGCCAGGTGCTGGACCTGTGGAAGCAGCTGCGCGAAGCCGGCCTGCAGGACACGCTGGGCCTGCTGCACTTCCACATGGGCTCGCAGATCAGCAACGTGCGCGACATCGCCAACGGCATGCGCGAGGCGACGCGGTACTTCGTCGAGCTGTCGAAGCTGGGCGCGACCATCAGCCATGTCGACGTCGGCGGCGGCCTGGGCATCGATTACGAAGGCACGCGTTCGCGCAGCTACTGCTCGATCAACTACGGCATCGGCCAGTACGCCAGCAACATCGTGCAGCCGCTCGCGGAAGCCTGCGAGCAGAACGGCCTGACGCCGCCCCGCATCGTCACCGAGTGCGGCCGTGCGATGACCGCGCACCACGCGGTGCTGGTGGTCAACGTGTCGGAAGTGGAACAGGCGCCGGAAGGCCGTGTACCGCCGTCGCACGACGACGAGCCGTCGGTGATCCGCCACCTGCGCGAGATCCACGGCGAGCTCGACACGCGTCCGGCGGTGGAGTTGTTCCACGAAGCGCAGCACCACCATAGCGAAGGTCTGTCGCTGTATGCACTGGGCCAGATCGACCTGGTGCACCGCGCGCGTATCGATGACCTGTTCTACGCCATCGCGCATGCCGTGCGTGCGCGCCTGAGCAGCGACGAGCGCAGCCATCGCGACCTGCTGGACGAACTCAACGAGCGCCTGGTCGACAAGTACTTCGTCAACTTCAGCGTGTTCGAGTCGATCCCGGACGTGTGGGCGATAGACCAGGTGTTTCCGATCGTGCCCATCGAGCGGTTGGACGAAGCGCCGGCGCGCCGCGGCATCATCGCGGACATGACCTGCGATTCCGATGGCATGGTCAAGACCTATGTCGAGAACGAAGGGCTGGATTCCTCGCTTCCGCTGCACGCGATGAAGCCCGGCGAGAGCTATCGCCTCGGCATCTTCCTGGTGGGTGCCTATCAGGAAATCCTCGGCGACATCCACAACCTGTTCGGCGACACCGACGCGGTGGAAGTCAGCGCAGACGCCGGTGCCGGCTACCTGATCACCCAACAGCGTCGCGGCGATACCACCGACGTGATGCTCGACTACGTGGGCTACAGGCTGGACGACCTGCGTGCGGTGTATCGGCAGCGCGTGGAAGAGGCCGGCCTGCCTGCCGCCGAATCCAGGCTGCTGTCCGACGCGCTGGAGACCGGCCTCACCGGCTACACCTATCTGTCGGACGAACCGCTGGCGTAG
- the argS gene encoding arginine--tRNA ligase, giving the protein MKASLRALIAQGIDALRSAGTLPADAATPDFVVERPKTREHGDFATNAAMQLAKSARSNPRAIATALVAALPASDDVAKVEIAGPGFINFHLSPGAYQREVATALAQGAAYGRNGSGGGRTVGVEYVSANPTGPLHVGHGRAGAIGDCIARVLAANGWNAKREFYYNDAGVQIDNLAKSTQARALGKSPDGEGWPEDGYRGDYIADVAQAYLNGDSVEVEGHIVTGEKDPQDLDAIRRFAVAYLRREQNLDLAAFGVSFDRYFLESSLYADQKVEETVRKLIASGHTYEEGGALWLKSTDFGDDKDRVMRKSDGSYTYFVPDVAYHLSKWQRGYERAITELGADHHGSLARVKAGLQALNEGIPPGYPEYVLHQMVTVMRGGEEVKLSKRAGSYFTLRDLIEETSADATRWFLIARKPDSQLTFDIDLARQQSNDNPVFYVQYAHARVCSLLRQAGEKGYAYDQTNGLANLARLDDETSLQLMVELSRYPEVVEAAGESLEPHVVAQYLRELAYAFHTWYAGTPVLTDDAQARDARLALALAVRQALANGLDLLGVSAPEKM; this is encoded by the coding sequence GTGAAAGCTTCCCTCCGCGCCTTGATTGCCCAGGGCATCGACGCCCTGCGCTCCGCCGGCACCCTGCCCGCCGATGCCGCCACGCCCGATTTCGTGGTCGAACGCCCCAAGACGCGCGAGCACGGCGATTTCGCCACCAACGCCGCCATGCAGCTGGCCAAGTCCGCGCGCAGCAACCCGCGCGCCATCGCCACGGCCCTGGTGGCCGCGCTGCCGGCGAGCGACGACGTGGCGAAGGTCGAGATCGCCGGCCCCGGCTTCATCAACTTCCACCTGAGCCCCGGCGCCTACCAGCGCGAAGTCGCCACCGCGCTGGCGCAGGGCGCGGCCTACGGTCGCAACGGCAGCGGCGGCGGCCGCACGGTGGGCGTGGAATACGTATCGGCCAATCCCACCGGACCGCTGCATGTCGGCCATGGTCGCGCAGGTGCGATCGGCGACTGCATCGCCCGTGTACTGGCCGCCAACGGCTGGAACGCCAAGCGTGAGTTCTACTACAACGACGCCGGCGTGCAGATCGACAATCTGGCCAAGTCCACCCAGGCGCGTGCGCTGGGCAAGTCGCCTGATGGCGAAGGCTGGCCGGAAGACGGCTATCGCGGCGACTACATCGCCGACGTGGCGCAGGCCTACCTCAACGGCGATTCGGTCGAGGTGGAAGGCCACATCGTCACCGGCGAGAAGGATCCGCAGGACCTGGACGCCATCCGCCGCTTCGCCGTGGCCTACCTGCGCCGCGAACAGAACCTGGACCTGGCCGCGTTCGGCGTGTCGTTCGACCGCTACTTCCTGGAAAGCTCGCTGTACGCCGACCAGAAAGTCGAGGAGACCGTGCGCAAGCTGATCGCCTCCGGCCACACATACGAAGAGGGCGGCGCGCTGTGGCTGAAGTCGACCGACTTCGGCGACGACAAGGACCGCGTGATGCGCAAGTCCGACGGCAGCTACACCTACTTCGTGCCCGACGTGGCCTACCACCTCAGCAAATGGCAGCGCGGCTATGAGCGCGCCATCACCGAGCTGGGTGCCGACCACCACGGCTCGCTGGCCCGCGTGAAGGCGGGGCTGCAGGCGCTGAACGAAGGTATCCCGCCGGGCTATCCGGAATACGTGCTGCACCAGATGGTCACGGTGATGCGCGGCGGCGAGGAGGTAAAACTGTCCAAGCGTGCCGGCAGCTACTTCACCCTGCGTGACCTGATCGAGGAAACCAGCGCCGATGCGACGCGCTGGTTCCTGATCGCGCGCAAGCCGGATTCCCAGCTGACATTCGACATCGACCTGGCGCGCCAGCAGAGCAACGACAACCCGGTGTTCTACGTGCAGTACGCGCATGCCCGCGTGTGCAGCCTGCTGCGCCAGGCGGGCGAGAAGGGTTACGCCTACGACCAGACAAACGGACTGGCGAACCTGGCGCGCCTGGACGACGAGACCTCACTGCAGCTGATGGTCGAGCTGTCGCGCTATCCCGAAGTGGTGGAAGCGGCCGGCGAATCGCTGGAGCCCCATGTCGTGGCGCAATACCTGCGCGAGTTGGCCTATGCTTTCCACACGTGGTACGCCGGCACGCCCGTGCTTACCGACGACGCGCAGGCACGTGATGCGCGGCTGGCGCTGGCACTGGCGGTACGCCAGGCGCTGGCCAATGGACTGGACCTGTTGGGCGTAAGCGCGCCCGAAAAGATGTGA
- a CDS encoding P-II family nitrogen regulator, whose protein sequence is MKMVVAIIKPFKLDDVREALAETGIAGITVTEVKGFGRQKGHTELYRGAEYVVDFLPKVKLEVAVTDEQAEQVVEAIVKAAGTGKIGDGKVFVYDLERVVRIRTGELDADAL, encoded by the coding sequence ATGAAAATGGTCGTGGCCATCATCAAGCCGTTCAAGCTGGACGACGTGCGCGAGGCGCTGGCGGAAACCGGCATCGCCGGCATCACGGTCACGGAAGTGAAGGGCTTCGGTCGCCAGAAGGGGCACACCGAGCTCTACCGGGGCGCGGAGTACGTGGTCGATTTCCTGCCCAAGGTGAAGCTGGAGGTGGCGGTGACCGACGAGCAGGCCGAGCAGGTGGTCGAAGCGATCGTGAAGGCTGCCGGCACCGGCAAGATCGGCGACGGCAAGGTGTTCGTCTACGACCTGGAGCGGGTGGTGCGGATCCGCACGGGTGAGCTCGACGCGGATGCACTGTAG